The Phoenix dactylifera cultivar Barhee BC4 chromosome 17, palm_55x_up_171113_PBpolish2nd_filt_p, whole genome shotgun sequence genome contains a region encoding:
- the LOC103706377 gene encoding AT-hook motif nuclear-localized protein 23-like produces MAGLDLGTASRFVRPLHHRPDIQLQRPDSDDSAGGGGSGGGRGDDSAPAASSGGLELVAPHGNSLATGPGDVGARRPRGRPPGSKNKPKPPVIITRESANTLRAHILEVGSGCDVFDCLATYARRRQRGVCILSGSGTVANVSLRQPASAGAVITLHGRFEILSLSGSFLPPPAPPGATSLTIFLAGGQGQVVGGNVVGALIATGPVIVIAASFTNVAYERLPLEDEEPPPLQMQPPVSQGSGGGGGGGGGTNSGGAGGSGNAGNPFPDPSSLPFFNLPLNMPQLPVDGHAGWSGSAAGRPPY; encoded by the coding sequence ATGGCGGGCCTAGATCTCGGCACTGCCTCCCGCTTTGTCCGCCCCCTCCACCACCGCCCCGACATCCAACTCCAGCGCCCCGACTCCGACGATTCCGCCGGCGGCGGTGGATCCGGAGGCGGCCGCGGCGATGACTCCGCCCCTGCCGCCTCCTCCGGCGGCCTGGAGCTGGTCGCTCCCCACGGGAACTCCTTGGCCACGGGGCCGGGAGACGTCGGCGCCCGGCGCCCCCGCGGCCGCCCCCCGGGGTCGAAGAATAAGCCGAAGCCCCCAGTTATAATCACCCGGGAGAGTGCCAACACCCTCCGCGCCCACATCCTCGAGGTCGGCAGCGGCTGCGACGTCTTCGACTGCCTCGCCACGTACGCACGCCGCCGCCAGCGCGGCGTCTGCATCCTCAGCGGCAGCGGCACCGTCGCGAACGTCAGCCTACGCCAGCCGGCCTCCGCGGGCGCCGTCATCACCCTTCACGGCCGCTTcgagatcctctctctctccggctCCTTCCTCCCGCCCCCGGCCCCGCCGGGGGCCACCAGCCTCACCATCTTCCTCGCCGGCGGGCAGGGGCAGGTCGTCGGAGGGAACGTGGTGGGCGCGCTCATCGCCACCGGGCCGGTCATCGTCATCGCCGCATCGTTCACCAACGTCGCTTACGAACGGCTCCCCCTCgaggacgaggagccgccgccgcTTCAGATGCAGCCGCCCGTGTCCCAGGGCTCGGGCGGTGGCGGTGGAGGTGGCGGTGGGACCAACAGTGGCGGTGCTGGTGGAAGCGGGAATGCTGGGAATCCGTTTCCTGACCCATCTAGCTTGCCGTTCTTCAATTTGCCGCTCAACATGCCTCAGTTGCCGGTGGACGGGCACGCCGGATGGTCCGGTAGTGCTGCAGGCCGGCCGCCCTACTGA